A window from Pseudobutyrivibrio ruminis HUN009 encodes these proteins:
- a CDS encoding lysoplasmalogenase family protein — MIIETIIYVALIIALFAVCDNRFSRRYYVPLKVICSISFLVILFINQWYSERLGLLLWALLACFIGDLMMGLYNTYSRKQAMEIGIIAFMLGHVGLLNYMCRISVGTNVLVYIVPVIPCLILIGMQKWCHLHMGSLFVSCIIYCYFVSTMTLKALECGLNGTPILGIAGMLFLFSDFTILFLYFYHYKNRNNKRLVHYVNLGTYYAAVLLFIYSLLYV, encoded by the coding sequence ATGATAATAGAAACTATTATTTATGTAGCACTTATAATTGCATTATTTGCTGTATGTGATAATAGATTTTCAAGGAGATACTATGTCCCATTAAAGGTGATCTGTAGTATCTCCTTTTTGGTTATTCTATTTATCAATCAGTGGTATTCAGAAAGACTAGGTTTGCTTCTGTGGGCCCTATTAGCCTGTTTTATAGGCGATTTGATGATGGGCCTATACAATACCTATAGCCGGAAACAAGCCATGGAAATAGGCATTATAGCCTTTATGCTGGGCCATGTAGGATTGCTTAACTACATGTGTCGAATCTCCGTCGGAACCAATGTGCTTGTGTACATCGTGCCAGTGATTCCATGCTTGATACTCATAGGCATGCAGAAGTGGTGTCACCTCCATATGGGCAGTCTTTTCGTTTCATGCATAATCTACTGCTACTTCGTATCTACAATGACTTTAAAGGCCCTAGAATGCGGTTTAAACGGCACACCAATCCTTGGCATCGCGGGAATGCTTTTCCTATTCAGCGACTTCACAATATTGTTTTTGTATTTTTATCATTATAAAAACCGCAACAACAAGCGGTTGGTTCACTATGTGAACCTAGGCACTTATTATGCTGCGGTTTTATTATTCATATATAGTTTACTGTATGTATGA
- the srtB gene encoding class B sortase, whose product MSDKKRFSIGGFEFETHYEYRAAQEDVKKIECINEELDIQDPEVALRLYNDIRDGIITFNSPIGAQYTEHVADIVANKSAGLLDDREIIEEAATKAKSSRRLGLVFVAMAVVLIGVYAAVEIKDVYETRKIAAEIQNREDNTQNTNISQNNVNIDNDNDDIDSVEDSNSGDVSSNSAAANEITEDLIVSPWDKNYAADEREILPDMTDLYSQNSDFVGILEIVDTDINYPVMQTPNDPEYYLRRDFYGETSTAGTLFVDYRCDIVNPTTNTIIYGHNMRSGTMFGGLKRYLDYDYYQSHKTIIFKTLYEEQEYEVVGVGLSAVGYDDDDSYKYYNFIDAVTGSELQEFLDNIQSLSVYDETIDISSTDKILTLSTCNSYTEDGRMFVVAKRVK is encoded by the coding sequence ATGTCAGACAAGAAAAGGTTTAGTATTGGTGGGTTCGAGTTTGAAACTCACTATGAATATCGTGCAGCCCAAGAGGACGTCAAAAAAATAGAGTGCATCAATGAGGAGCTTGATATACAAGATCCAGAGGTTGCCCTACGCCTATATAATGATATTCGTGATGGCATCATTACATTCAACAGTCCAATCGGAGCTCAGTACACAGAGCACGTGGCTGATATTGTGGCAAACAAATCGGCAGGACTTCTAGACGATAGAGAGATAATCGAAGAGGCAGCAACAAAGGCTAAAAGCTCCAGACGCCTTGGCTTGGTGTTTGTAGCTATGGCTGTGGTGCTCATTGGAGTATACGCGGCAGTGGAAATAAAGGACGTTTACGAGACCAGAAAAATAGCTGCAGAAATACAAAATCGAGAAGATAATACCCAAAACACTAATATTTCACAAAATAACGTTAATATTGATAATGATAATGACGATATAGATTCTGTAGAGGACTCAAATAGCGGTGATGTGTCGTCCAATTCAGCTGCAGCTAATGAAATTACTGAGGATTTAATAGTTAGTCCTTGGGACAAGAATTATGCGGCTGATGAGCGCGAGATTCTTCCAGATATGACTGATTTATACTCACAAAATAGCGACTTTGTGGGAATCCTGGAAATCGTTGACACGGATATCAACTATCCAGTCATGCAAACGCCGAACGACCCAGAATACTATTTGAGAAGAGATTTCTATGGAGAAACGAGTACCGCCGGTACTTTATTCGTCGATTATCGTTGCGACATAGTTAATCCGACCACTAACACCATCATATATGGTCACAACATGAGATCAGGGACCATGTTTGGTGGATTAAAGAGATACTTAGACTATGATTATTATCAGTCGCATAAGACGATAATCTTTAAAACTCTATATGAGGAGCAGGAGTACGAAGTTGTTGGTGTAGGCCTGTCAGCAGTGGGTTATGATGATGACGACAGCTACAAATACTACAATTTCATCGACGCAGTTACAGGCTCAGAGCTCCAGGAGTTTTTAGATAATATCCAAAGTTTATCGGTATACGACGAGACAATCGACATAAGTTCTACTGACAAGATTTTGACCCTTAGCACTTGCAATAGCTACACCGAAGACGGTCGCATGTTTGTGGTGGCAAAGAGAGTCAAATAA
- a CDS encoding helix-turn-helix domain-containing protein: MLDNLRDAREVHSVDTAEEIKNLRDEMGMNRKEFCEYFEIPYRTVTDWEAGKRNMPEYVYRLMRYKAGIEELINIQNNE; this comes from the coding sequence ATGCTAGATAATTTGAGAGACGCCAGAGAGGTACATAGTGTGGATACTGCAGAAGAAATAAAAAACTTAAGAGATGAAATGGGAATGAATCGCAAAGAGTTTTGTGAGTACTTTGAGATACCATATAGAACAGTTACTGACTGGGAAGCTGGCAAAAGAAATATGCCAGAGTATGTTTACAGACTTATGAGATATAAAGCTGGTATTGAAGAGCTTATAAATATACAGAATAACGAATAG